TCATCGAACGCACGATCCCGGAATCGTCGCTGTACCAACCATCCGCGCTGGTCGACCAATTCGATCGCGCGATCACGAGTGAGCTCGACTTCGGACAAGAAGCGGAGCACGCGATCCGTTTTGCAAAAAACTTCGAAGGTCATCCGCACGCACGGTTTCCACTCGTCTATCGAGAAGCATCGTCGAAGACCGTGCTCACGCTCGAATTGCTCCCAGGCCACAAGGTGTACGAGGCCATTCGGGAGCATGGGCACAAGGGAGCTGCGATCGCAGAAGCTTCCGTCGGGATCGTCGTCAAAAGCATTTTCGAAGATGGGTTTTTCCACGCGGATCCGCATCCGGGAAACATCCTGATCTCGGGCGATCCAGACCGTCCGACGATTGGCCTCATCGATCTCGGCATGGTCGGGCGTTTGTCTCCGGACATGCGCGACAAGACGCTCGATCTGATGATCGCAGCCGTTCGACAGGATCATCTCGCCGTCGCCGATGCGCTGTATCTGATTGGTACACCAACGAAAAAAGTCGACATGCGTGCGTACCGTGCGGAGGTGAGTCTTCTGGCGGAGAAGTACATTGGCCGACCGCTCAAGGAAATCGACGTTGCGGCGTTGATCAGCGACTTGGTGCGAGGCGCGAACAAGTACGGGATCGAAATACCGGCGGACTTTTTGCTCGTGGGCAAAGCGATCATGACGATCGAAGGTGTCGGCAAAGAGATCGACCCGGATCTCGACGTGCTCGGTGTTGCGCGACCGTACTTTTTGGATCTCCTTCGCAAGCGTTATTCGCCCGAGCGCATGGGGATGGAGGCGTGGCGGGGGCTCGAGCGTTTGTCCGGGGCAGCCTACGACTTGCCGCAGCAGGTACGCGAGATCCTGGACGACTTGCGATTGGGCAGGCTCACGATGCAGACGACGAACCCGGCGTTACCGAGCACGGTGGATCGGCTTGGCCGGCGCGTCTTTTCGGGGCTCGTCGTGGCGACGTTCGTATTGGCGGGGGCTGGGCTAGTTGCGTCCGGACAGCAGGCGACACTTGGTTACGTGCTTCTGGTGTTCGGATTTTTGACGATGATCGCCCACGTTGCGGCCGACATGATTCGCCGCAATCGATAGTTGGGAATCAAAGCAAACGGATGCACGCCTCACTCTCCTTTGCAGAGAGGAAGGCGTGCTTTCTCGAGGGTGTTTCGCAGGCATTGCGAGCGTTGCGAATCGCTGGGCGGACGTGCTCCGCGTACGACACGTACGCTTCCGCCATCCTCCCTAGCTTCGCAACGCGCAGCAGCCTGCGGAATACCCTCGGCTCAGAACGTGGCCGGAAGGCGGTTCTGGAGCAAGTACGCGATGATCAGGGCGAAGAGAACGAGCGACTCGATCAGGGCCAGGCCGAGAATCATCGGCGTCTGGATACGTGCAGCCGCGCCGGGATTGCGCGAGATGCCTTCGAGTGCCGCGGCAGCAGCGCGGCCTTGACCGAGGGCACCACCGAGGACTGCGATGCCGATGGCGATACCGGCACCCATGCTGATCCAGCCGAACGTATCGAACTTGTTGGATGCGCTTTCCTGCGCGAACGCCACAGCGGGAAGGAGGACCATCGCAGTAGCGACCACGGCAGACAGGGAAAGCTTGCTCTTGAGAGACATCCGGACTTGCTCCTTTCAGGCCACACGCCCCGACGGGGGCTCATGCTGCGTGTGAAAAATCGTTTGGCCCATGGGGCGTGGGGAACTCGTTGACGGGTTTGTCCCCCTCGTGGGCCGGGGCGGCTTTACGAGCGCGCCCCCCTCTAATCCGATTTTGGCCACTTGACCAGCGACTTTTGCGCCAAGTGTCCCTTTTAGTGCTGCTCGGCATGCTCGGTCGCGAGACCGATGTAGATGCTGCTGAGCAGGCAAAACACCAACGTTTGAACGACGATCACGATGAGCCCGAGAAACATCACGGGCAGCGGCAAGAGGATCGCAATCATGCCGGCAAATACCGACGCGATGAGATGATCCGCCGCGATGTTCACCATCAGACGAACACTCAACGTGATCGGACGGACGCACGTCGAGATGAGCTCAATCGGGAAAATGAGCGGCGCCAAGTACCACTTGGGCCCCGCCATGTGCGCGATGTAGCTCCAGCCGTTCTCCTTGATGCCGTAGTAGTTGAACGCGATGAACACGAGCAGCGCACAGCCGATCGTCACGTTCAAACTCGACGTAGGGGCGGGGAATCCCGGAATCAAACCCGAAACGTTCGAGAAGAAGATGAATGCAGCCGACCCGCCGATGAGCGGGAAGTATCGCTTCGCATTCGCCGCTCCCATGACGTCTTCGGCCATTCCGTAGAAGTAGCCAAAAAACGCCTCGAAGAACGTCCGCAAGCTGAGCCGTTCGTCCGGTACGACCGACTCGTCGACGCGCCGCCATTGGTTGCGCACCGCGAGCGACAAACCGATGAACACGAGGATGACGAGCATGCTCGAGAAGATCGGCTCGAGCCCTCGATAGCCCACCGGCTGATTGCCGATGAAGGTGTGACCGAGGTTCTTCGCGTTCTCACGAAGACCGGGCAGATGCGCGACGAGGAAAGTCAGAAAACTCGTGTGCTCGGGCATGTTGATTATCCCTCGTTGAACACTTGGGGCTTGAGGTTGCCTTCGGCGCCCTTCGCCCCAAACCCCTTGGCCTCACCGAACAAAACGCTTGTCAACTCTTACTCGGTGGGGGTTCTTCCGGCCCCGGGGGACTCGCCTTTAGCACATCTTCGCGAGAGTCATCTGCGAAAGATCTGCGTTCGTTCGAGTCACCATCCGACAGGCTCGAATCGGACTCGGTTACCTCATCCGGAGGCTTCGGGCCAAACATCGTTCCCAGCGTGATCCCGATGGGAAGCGCTCCGTAGCCCACCAATAGGGAAAGCGGCGAGGCGATTCCAGTGCGCAGGATGAGCCACACGCCGCCAAAAAGGCCCGCAAGTTTCAACATGGCAAAGGCAGTCCACGGCGCCGCTTTGCCCCGCCGCGACAAAAACGCTTCGCCAATGCGCGCAAACGCCCACAGGTTGGCCAGCGCAAACGCTCCGCCAACCGCGACGCCGCCCGCCGTACGAACGTCGAACGCGACGAACGCTCCCGCAGCAAGCACGAGCGCCGATGCGGTGACGGAAATCATCGCTGCACGAATGCCTTCATCCAGCCAGGTGCTCTTGGACGATGCCGGTGCGCTCATCGATCCACCTTCTTGCCATCCGCGTCGGCGCCATCGCCTTCGCTTTTCGAATCGCGAACGTCGTCCTTCACGATGTCGTCGTCTTTTCGTTCATCGTCCCGCGCGTCGTAAATCGGCCGCGGATTACCTTGCTCACGCTCTTCCCGCGCGGCTTCCCGCTGCATCTGCGCATGCGCACGCATCACGGCTTTGATCGCCGCAGCCAGGCCAAAGACAAACCCAATCCCCGCAAGATACGGCGCCGTACCAAGTTTCTCGTCGAGCCATCGACCACCGAAAAAACCGAACGCGATGCTCAACACGATCTCGAGGCCGATCGTGCCGAAACTGCCGACACCACGCCAATCGTCGACCTTGCGACGACGACCGCGATCCGCCGCGTCTTTGCCTTCGCGCGTCACTTGGCTCCCACGACGTGCGCCATAGAAGACAGGCGCGCATCGATCAAGGCTTCGAGCGCCGGGCGAAGTGCCTGCACCGCACGAGCTCGGTGACTCTTCTTGTTTTTCTCTTCCTCGGGCAGCTCGGCCATCGTGCGACCGTCCCCGGCCACGATGAAAAGCGGGTCGTACCCGAATCCACCCGTGCCGCGCGCTTGCCGAGCGATCGCGCCTTCACACCGACCCTCGGCCAAAATCTCGGGCCTGTGTTCGTTCCACGGATCGCGCAGCACGATCACGCAACGAAACCGCGCCGTGCGTTGATCGTCCTCGACCTCCGCAAGCGACGCGAGCAGCTCCGCGTTGTTCTCCGCGTCCGTCGCGCCTTCCTTCGCAAACCGCGCCGACCGCACGCCGGGCCGCCCTCCGAGCGCATCCACTTCGAGACCCGCGTCCTCGGCGATCGTCACCATCATCGCTGCATCGCACGCTGCGCGTGCCTTGATGAGCGCGTTCTCTTCGAAGGTCGCACCATCCTCGATGATCGGCGGAAAGTCGGGCAGCACCTTCGACAGCGGGAAAAGCTCGAGCGGCAGATCCGCAAGAAGCGCCGTGAGCTCCGCGATTTTGCCGCGGTTTGTCGTGGCCAGAAGAACCGAGAGCGGCAGCCCCATGTTCATGTCGCCGTCCACCGACCTTCTTGAAACAACTTTGACAATTCGACGCCAGCCGCCGCCAAGGTTTGTCGCTGCACCCCAACGAGGCGCGTAATCCCGGACAAACCCAGGTCGATCATGCGATCGATGTCGCGCCGATCCACCGCTTCACCTTCGGCCGTCGCTTGCACTTCGACGAGCGCGCCTCGTGCCGTCGCCACGACGTTCAGATCGACACGCGCTTGGCTGTCCTCCGAGTAGTCGAGATCCAAGAGCAGCTCGTCGCCCACGTGCCCCACGCTGATCGCCGCGACTTGATCACGCAGGACGGGCGCTCCGAGCTGCCCCGACGCCGCAAGCCGCGAAAGCGCAAGCGCAACGGCGACGAAACTGCCGGTCACCGACGCGGTTCTCGTACCTCCGTCGGCTTCGAGCACATCGCAATCGATGACGATCGTTCGTTCACCCAATGAATCCAGGTCGATGGCGCTTCGAAGCGCTCGTCCGATGAGACGCTGGATCTCTTGCGTCCGACCGCTCAGCGCCTTGCCGCGTCCTTCACGCGCTTCACGACGCGCGCGGCTGGCACGCGGATGCATCTGATAGTCGGCCGTGAGCCATCCTTTGCCGCGACCAACCATCCACGTCGGAACGGTGGGATCGATGGATGCCGTGCAAAGCACGACGGTACCGCCGGCGCGATAAAGCACCGACCCTTCGGCATTGCGGTGAAAGTCGGGAGCGATCTCGATGGGACGAGGATCTGCGGGGCTGCGAGCATGTGAGCGAGGCACGGCGGCGTCCTTAGCACAAGCGCGCGCCGGTGCAGATTTCTCGACGCGTCATCCCGTCGAGCTCGCCGCACGCATGCGAGCTACCAGGACGATGGCCAAACCTCCGCGTAGAGGCCGTCGCCCTTGCCTCCACGCGTGGCCGCTCGATGCACGACGAGCAGTTGTTGATGCTGACCCTGACAAACGAAGGCGCCTCCCTCGAGCACCACGTACACCTGCCCGCCGGCCGTCCGCAGCGTAAAGCCCTCGGGCCAGTTGTCTTTGCGCTTCAAGAACTCCACGGCCGCGTTGCCCTTTGGCGGCACGTCGTGACGGGAAAACGGCTTGATCGCCTTTTCGGCCTGCTCCCACGCGGCGCCTTCGCTTTTCGCGATGGTGTCGATGCCGATCTTGAGCGGCAATTGGCCCGGACCAACCTCGTTCGCCGGCATGCGACGTGCGCGAAACACTGCGAATTCGTTCGTTGTTTTTCCACCCTCCACACGATGCGCACGGCCAATCCATCGGCCATCACCCGACGGCGTCGATGCGCTCCACTGCGTGCACGAAGCAAACGCTGCAAGGATCGCGCATGGACCGCTCTTCGGATCGGCCGGACACGCAAGCTGCTTTTGCAGACCTTTGATGTCGAGGTCCGCGGGCGCCGCGGCCACCGTATCGAGCGCCGGGGGCGCCGATGAAGCCGCGGGCGGCGGAGCGGCCGAGGCCGAGCTTTGCGTCGAAGGTCCTGCGTTTTGTTGCTGACACGCAACGAGGTTTGCAGAGACAAACAGAACGGTGAGAACGTACGTCGTGCGCATGAGTGAGCTGAGTGTTGCACGCGCAGGGCCACCCTTTCATCCACGAAGGTAAAGGCGCATCACGGTTTGTCGGGTGGATCGATGAGCAAGCGCGGACGCAGCTTCGCCAGCTTCTTTCGCCCGATGCCTTTCACGCGCAGCAAATCTTCCGGCCGCTTGAACCGCCCGAGCTTCGCGCGAAGAGCCAAAATCGCTTGCGCCTTCTTCGCTCCGATGCCCGGCAGCTTTCGCAAGTCCGCTTCGGTGGCCAGGTTCAAGATCACCTTCCCATCGGGCGTGACGGCTCCTTCGGTGTTCGCTGACCCCGCATCCGCTTCCGGTGCACCCGCATCGGCAGCGGCCAAAGTTTGTCCGGATGGACCCGGTGGAGCGTGCGCTACAGGCTCGGCCGAAGGATGTGCCGATGCTACGGGCATCGCTGCGCTTGGAACCGTTGGAGGTCCAAGGTATGTGCCCATACGATTCGGCAAGAGATCCGCCGCGGCACCCGATCCTACGAAGGCCAGTGCGAAGAACCCGAGCATTCCGACGGCGACCTTCGCCACGAGCGGCGTCCAAGCCGATGCGCGAATTCGCGCCGTGATTCGTTGGAACAGTTCACTCGCGCCCAGCTTCAGTTTCGATGACGACTCCATGTGAGCCTCCTTGTGGACGAAGGCTTCAGCGAAGAGCGTGCCAGCTCGTTTCATTCGAAGAATCAAGGTGCTTGCATTTGGCCAAGGGTGGCGGCCGCCATGGCGAAGGGTGGCGGCCGCCAGATCTCCGCCAGCCGAGCGTGACCTTCCGCGCTACGATGACCGTCCCGAGCACGCCCATGCCGCACCGTCACTTTTCTCCATCCTCTTTCGCCACCGACTCGACCGCTTCTGCGAACGGGTTGTCTCGCCGAACGTTTCTCGGAGCGTCACTTGCCACCGCAACGCTCATCGGTTCGACGTCGGCCGAAGCCGCGGGCACCGGCCTCGCAGCGCGACCTCCGCAAGGCTTTTTGCCGATGTCGGTCCCGGGCAAGATCGTGAAGATCACCAAGTCGAACACGCTTCAGCCGAACGGACTTTGGCCCACGGAAGCCGCTACGAAGGTGATGCTCGAGCGTGCGATGTCGGAGTTGACCGGCAAGGCGGACATCGGCGCGGCGTTTGCGCGGTTTGTCCACAAAGACGACAAGGTTGCCATCAAGGCAAACGGCATCGCGGGTCAGAAGGGCGCCACGATGGCGACGAACCGCGAGCTCATTTTGGAGGTCGTGCGCGGCGTCATGGCCGCTGGCGTGCCCGCGCAAAACATCGTCATTTGCGAGCAGTATCCGAAGTTCCTCGAAGGCACGCGCATTTGGGATCGCGACAAGGGATTCGACCCCGCCGTGCCCCAGGGCATCACGGCGAACGTGCATGAAAACAAGGACGCCACGATGCCCGAGATCAGCGTGATGGGCATCCCGACGAAGTTTGTCCGAGTGATGACCGAAGCGACGGCAGTCATCAACTTGTCGCTCATCAAGGACCACTCGATTTGTGGTTACACCGGCTGCTTGAAGAACATCACGCACGGCGCGACCGTCAATCCGCACGCGTTTCATCAGCACACTGCGAGCCCTCAGATCGCCGAGCTTTACGCGCAGGACATCGTGCGTAGCCGCGTTCGACTTCACATCGTGGATGGCTTCAAGGTCATCTACGAAGGCGGGCCGCTCGACAAAGTTGCCAAGCGTCGCGTCTCGCACGAAGCGGTTTATGCAACGACGGATCCCGTGGCGATGGATGTGATTGGTTGGGGCGTCGTCGAGCAGTGGCGCAAGGACAACAACCTGCCCACGTTGAAAGATGCTGGCCGCGATCCTTCGTATATCCGCATCGCTGGTGAGCTGGGTCTCGGCGTATTCGACAAGAACAGAATCTCGATGCGCGAAGTTGCATTGTAAGCGCGCGCGTCTCGTCTCAGCTCAACCATTTGGGGCTACGGATCGCCTTCGGCGTCCTTCGCCCCAAGCCCCAGTGCCGGCTATCATTCTTACTCGAACTTTTCGAGGAGCCTCGGCATGTTGTTCTCGCGTTGCCTGCTACTCGTCTCCGTCGTGTTTGTCGCCGCAGCTTGCGCCAAACCCGCCCCGCCCTCGCAGCCTCCCGGCGCGCCGCCCACGCCGAAGACCATCACGGCGGCAAACCCTGGGGGCGATGCGAACGACCCCGAATATGCGGCGCTCGAACGCCTCGCCAAACAGCCCTGGGGCTTTCGCCGAGATTATTGGAACTCGCTGCACGTCCCGCTCGTGGATTGGAAGAACTGGCAGCGCACGCGCATCATCGCCAATCCCACGCGCGCGTCGTTTCGGTACGGCAAGAGCCACCACGCGGTAGCCACCATTTGGTACACGCCGATGGAAGGCGCGAACGATCCCGAAGCGTGTCTCGCCAAGTTCCTCGACTACGCCACGCCCATCGCCGACGCGAACGGCATCCAAGTCAGCGCACGCGAGCGTCTTCGCACGTCGCAGTCCGTCGGCGCGGAGGTTCGCCCGATCGTGGTCGAGCTACTCACGGGACGCCTCGACAGCATCCTTGGGCGTAACGACTACCACGGAGCCGTTGCGGCCTATCAATCGTTTCCTGGCACGTGTCTCGTCCAAGGTTTCGCAGTTGTCGCGACGAACCATCCTACGCTTGCAAAACAAATCCGCGATCGCTGGGTCGCCGAGGGTGCCGCGCAGCTCGTGTGGGAGAAGCACGTGAAGGAAGCGCCCGAAACGCTTTCGAGATAAGGGCTTCACTCAGTGGATGAAGGGAGAAGCGTGAATCTTTCCGGCGCTTGCGGGGGGGACCCCGCTGTTTGAGCCCGCGAAGCGGGCGAGTGCGGAGCGGGGTCCCGCGAGTGCCGGAAAGGTTCACGCTTCGACCGAGGTTTCACACCAACGCCGCAGCGATCCTCGCGCCCACGTACGCGCCCAGCGTCACGACCCACAGCATCGCGCCGCGACGAAACCCTTCGCGATACCCCCAAATCGGCGCAAGCGGAGGGACGATGAGCGCGAGGACGCCCCGGATTCGCGGCTTCTTCCGCACGATCAGCTTGCCTGCTAGCCAGACATGCGTCGTCACGAAGGCAGCAAATCCAAAAATCAAGAGCGCAGCGATGACCAGGTCCTTGCCGGACACCCTCGCGAGCGTAGCGCGCCACGTGCTGGCATGCTCCCACTTCGGTAGAACAGCGCGCTGCCGCACGAACACTCCTACGATCTCACGATCCGACTTTCGCGGCGGCTCTGTCCCAGCCCAAATTTCACGCTAAGCTCTGCGCGTGACGCAAAGCACTCATGCAAACGGCGCACACGCCAACGCGCCTCGTTTTACCCGTCGAACGTCCTTCCTCGATCACCTCCCCGGCTCCCGAGTCGTGCCCACGGGCATCGCACTGGGACTGCTCGCGAGCTTGCTCGTAGGCGTCGGCGCAGCCCACGCCGTCGCCGATCCGCCCGACATTTTGGCCGCATCCGAGGTCAAACCGGGCATGAAGGGTTACGGTCTGACGGTTTTTTCCGGAACGACGCCCGAACGCTTCGATGTCGAAATCATTTCGACCATCAAGAATGTTTTTCCCAACCAAGACCTGTTCCTGATCAGGACACCCAACCACCCGCGGCTCGATGCAGCGCACCTCGTCGCAGGCATGAGCGGCAGCCCGATCTTCGTGAACGGCAAGATGATCGGCGCGTACTCGTACGGCCCTTCGTTTGCCAAGGAGCCCATCGCGCTCGTCACGCCCATCAAGTACATGCTCGAAGATCTGGCGCGCCCCATGCCCAAGGGCGTTGCGCCGAGAGGCGG
Above is a window of Polyangiaceae bacterium DNA encoding:
- a CDS encoding AtpZ/AtpI family protein, with product MTREGKDAADRGRRRKVDDWRGVGSFGTIGLEIVLSIAFGFFGGRWLDEKLGTAPYLAGIGFVFGLAAAIKAVMRAHAQMQREAAREEREQGNPRPIYDARDDERKDDDIVKDDVRDSKSEGDGADADGKKVDR
- the rph gene encoding ribonuclease PH yields the protein MPRSHARSPADPRPIEIAPDFHRNAEGSVLYRAGGTVVLCTASIDPTVPTWMVGRGKGWLTADYQMHPRASRARREAREGRGKALSGRTQEIQRLIGRALRSAIDLDSLGERTIVIDCDVLEADGGTRTASVTGSFVAVALALSRLAASGQLGAPVLRDQVAAISVGHVGDELLLDLDYSEDSQARVDLNVVATARGALVEVQATAEGEAVDRRDIDRMIDLGLSGITRLVGVQRQTLAAAGVELSKLFQEGRWTAT
- a CDS encoding ATP synthase subunit I; translation: MSAPASSKSTWLDEGIRAAMISVTASALVLAAGAFVAFDVRTAGGVAVGGAFALANLWAFARIGEAFLSRRGKAAPWTAFAMLKLAGLFGGVWLILRTGIASPLSLLVGYGALPIGITLGTMFGPKPPDEVTESDSSLSDGDSNERRSFADDSREDVLKASPPGPEEPPPSKS
- a CDS encoding DUF362 domain-containing protein translates to MPHRHFSPSSFATDSTASANGLSRRTFLGASLATATLIGSTSAEAAGTGLAARPPQGFLPMSVPGKIVKITKSNTLQPNGLWPTEAATKVMLERAMSELTGKADIGAAFARFVHKDDKVAIKANGIAGQKGATMATNRELILEVVRGVMAAGVPAQNIVICEQYPKFLEGTRIWDRDKGFDPAVPQGITANVHENKDATMPEISVMGIPTKFVRVMTEATAVINLSLIKDHSICGYTGCLKNITHGATVNPHAFHQHTASPQIAELYAQDIVRSRVRLHIVDGFKVIYEGGPLDKVAKRRVSHEAVYATTDPVAMDVIGWGVVEQWRKDNNLPTLKDAGRDPSYIRIAGELGLGVFDKNRISMREVAL
- a CDS encoding helix-hairpin-helix domain-containing protein, producing MESSSKLKLGASELFQRITARIRASAWTPLVAKVAVGMLGFFALAFVGSGAAADLLPNRMGTYLGPPTVPSAAMPVASAHPSAEPVAHAPPGPSGQTLAAADAGAPEADAGSANTEGAVTPDGKVILNLATEADLRKLPGIGAKKAQAILALRAKLGRFKRPEDLLRVKGIGRKKLAKLRPRLLIDPPDKP
- the rdgB gene encoding RdgB/HAM1 family non-canonical purine NTP pyrophosphatase, with the protein product MGLPLSVLLATTNRGKIAELTALLADLPLELFPLSKVLPDFPPIIEDGATFEENALIKARAACDAAMMVTIAEDAGLEVDALGGRPGVRSARFAKEGATDAENNAELLASLAEVEDDQRTARFRCVIVLRDPWNEHRPEILAEGRCEGAIARQARGTGGFGYDPLFIVAGDGRTMAELPEEEKNKKSHRARAVQALRPALEALIDARLSSMAHVVGAK
- a CDS encoding ATP synthase F0 subunit C, with the protein product MSLKSKLSLSAVVATAMVLLPAVAFAQESASNKFDTFGWISMGAGIAIGIAVLGGALGQGRAAAAALEGISRNPGAAARIQTPMILGLALIESLVLFALIIAYLLQNRLPATF
- a CDS encoding AarF/ABC1/UbiB kinase family protein, which gives rise to MVSIVNAVRDLGRLRQIYVVLVRHGFGELAQRLGLSGRDRGAQEQDITAEGPAEEALAEVERGEEERRRISLPERVRLVCMDLGPSFVKLGQIASTRPDVLPAEWIVELKKLQDSVTPLPATEIRVAVETSLGAPIDQIYESFDDKPLAAASIGQVHRAVLKHSEGPKDVVVKVQRPGIRSTIASDLELLHMLAKLIERTIPESSLYQPSALVDQFDRAITSELDFGQEAEHAIRFAKNFEGHPHARFPLVYREASSKTVLTLELLPGHKVYEAIREHGHKGAAIAEASVGIVVKSIFEDGFFHADPHPGNILISGDPDRPTIGLIDLGMVGRLSPDMRDKTLDLMIAAVRQDHLAVADALYLIGTPTKKVDMRAYRAEVSLLAEKYIGRPLKEIDVAALISDLVRGANKYGIEIPADFLLVGKAIMTIEGVGKEIDPDLDVLGVARPYFLDLLRKRYSPERMGMEAWRGLERLSGAAYDLPQQVREILDDLRLGRLTMQTTNPALPSTVDRLGRRVFSGLVVATFVLAGAGLVASGQQATLGYVLLVFGFLTMIAHVAADMIRRNR
- the atpB gene encoding F0F1 ATP synthase subunit A codes for the protein MPEHTSFLTFLVAHLPGLRENAKNLGHTFIGNQPVGYRGLEPIFSSMLVILVFIGLSLAVRNQWRRVDESVVPDERLSLRTFFEAFFGYFYGMAEDVMGAANAKRYFPLIGGSAAFIFFSNVSGLIPGFPAPTSSLNVTIGCALLVFIAFNYYGIKENGWSYIAHMAGPKWYLAPLIFPIELISTCVRPITLSVRLMVNIAADHLIASVFAGMIAILLPLPVMFLGLIVIVVQTLVFCLLSSIYIGLATEHAEQH